The genome window TGAGCAGAAGCTATTGTTCACCCAGCAGAGTCAAAAGTGACTATTGATGCTTAGTTTTACCTGAGCAAAGAGCAGTGACCTGAAGGTGGCGCCATTGTCCGGGAGTTTAACGGTGCGACGTTCAAAGACAGTCAGAACTTAAATGGAAGTTGTGGGACATTTATACAGTTATCAGGTTTTTAGGACACTTTACATCGGCCCACTTTTATATTTCACTagtttttacttttctctccactacattcatctgacagctgcagtcgCCGGTTACTTTTCGCATTCAGGTTTTTACATCTGATCGGtttataaaatatttcacattgttACAAACACTTCAGAGGCAGTTAAAATGACATCCTCATCACAACTTGagtattttttacatttctgtgacgtatcaataattaatgatcaaatttaaaatgtaaacatgataaTACTGAATGTATTCTATATGTACTTAAGCTAACTTTAATGCCAATAAAACTCATTTGAATTTGATATTTGAAGTAAATTTGGCCAATAACACTTTGAATGGACTTTTTACTGTAACcaattatttttattgagtgatattttcttttatatttgtcAATCGTCAGAATACTTCTTCTACCACAGTCATTTGTTTGTAGTGATTCCACCAATGAATCTTCACTGAgctactaaaataaaaatagtttaaGTAGAAATAACGTATTCAAAACCAACAGTGAGtgtgtatttattgttattcgacaggaaaatacattttgttttgtcaggagGAATACACACCGTCACAGTGAGATAACATTAAAGGAGCTGAAGATGATTCTTAATAAAAGCAGGTCAATTTTTCTATTGtggaaaaagggaaataaatctCATTTTGTGTGATATTGTGTCAATAAAGACCCAAAAAAGCTGCTTTTGGGCTGCTTGAGTAATAACAACAATGATGATTGGCATTATAACAACATGAAAAGGTGTGTTCGTGTGTCTTGAGATCACAGTATTGAATCAACACAATTATCTGCTCTGCCACACAGGTATGGAGGTCTGTCTTGGTGCTACACCAGAGGGGCAAACATCGAAATAGGAGTATGGTTGTATCTTCTGGCACTCTGTAGTGgtcttcagacacacaaaacaaaacgacaCTTTACACCGAGGACAAACAACGTTTTTACATCTGGTTCCATCATGTCTCACCAGCATGCCACAGGTGGGACAGGCTCGGATGGAGGGACATCCTGTGACCCCCTTCACCTTCTCGAAGACGACATTTACACAGGTCTTTAATGTTTCCAATGAGCTCTGGCAGCCGTCGTTGTCACAGTGGTCTGTGCGTAGAACCGGACCTTTCCATTCCCTCAGACACTGCCAGCAGAACTTGTAAAGGCTTTTTCTTTTAGCTGTGCACACCGTGCATCTGACACTGAGATCACTGAGGTCAGTTCTCATCACGCGAGACTTGCAGCCAGGACACTGTGAAGAGAAGTCACGTGGGGAATCAAAGAGTTTGAGTTTTGAATTCACACTTGTAGTTGTATCctttaatgtatatttatttttgtattttttcattgatGTAAAGTAGATACTTACTTCTCTGATACCCAAGTGCTGTTTGGCAGCATTCCGGAACCTTTTGTCTTCAAATTCTTTCACTTCTTCAGGAGTCAGAAGTGCCATTTTACGAACTTCCTCGAAGGACCACTCAACGTCACACTTACCACACACAAACCTGTGCTGTTTCTGAAAGTACAtacagaacacaacacagagagatgTTCACCTGTCAGCGTGTTACTGCTCACATAAACATGCCTTTccttataaatacattttctgattcaACAGGAAATGATTTTCTCTTTGCAGATAGTTAactctgccttttctttctttctttctttctttctctattAAAAACTATATTTTCACTAGAAAGTTACTATCACACTAACTAAGCTGCCGCTCGGCCTGTGTGTCCTTCTAGTCTCTAACTGtcatgatgaatgtgcagaCACCTGAACATCACACCTCGTCATCCAGCAGCCTGCGACAATGATCGGTGAGAGACATCGGAGTAACAGCGTGACCGCAGGACATCTTCGCTCTGCGGGACTTGTAGTCCATACACAAAACTGTGAGACACAAGCGAGGTAGAAGCAGCGTTATGGACTTTCAGCTGTAAATAACCGAGTGAATTCAAATTCAGCGACAATAGAAATGTAGCAACTTACAGTCTAACTCATCTTCTCCGTCTACAAATGTCAGAGTGCGGTCCTGCGGGTCGTAACACTTCTCGGAGCTGCTGGCCATCTTGACTTACATGAACTCCCTAAAACATGCGGAGGAGCTGTGCAggtttcctcttctgtttctccGAAGTCACGTGGttctcgggggggggggggggggggcgctctCTGAGAGTTTCGTTATGAATCTGAACGAGCGAGGCGCCGGGAGGAGCTGTCCACACAGTCCCTCACTGCGCCACCACGGAGCTGCAGAGATGGTGTTCCAGCTGAAAGTACATGCTcccacaggagaggagaagatcaTCGACCTGTGCGACAATGAAGagcagatgaagaggatgacTGTGCTGCAACTGAAACAGATCattaacaaaacattcatgATAACAGGTAGGTGTACCGGCAGTTCGTTAACTTCATTAAGGGGATTTTTTATTGGTCCAAGttgtatatttcatgtttttgaatatcaagaagaagaaatgtcgCTGATGAAGCGCACCACCGTCGGGGATAGCGGGGTGTCAAAGCTTTACCTGAGAATGACAGCTCagcatcttgtgtgtgtgtgtgtgtgtgtgtgtgtgtgtgagagagagagagagagagagagagagactcattacaatttgtttttatcaccaCACGGCTGGTCTATAGAAATATAACTTGGCCTACTTAAGACACTGAACATTTTCGAATGTTTTTGACGGTTTACTTCTGCTTCAAGGTGACAACTTGCAGCTTGTCTTCGGAGGACAGAATCTGGAGGATGGGTCCCTGCTGGTGTCCCATAACATCAAGCACCTGTCCGCCATTCAGACAGCCGTCCAGCTGCCCGGAGGCATCTGATGAAGAGCAGCGCCTCAGGCTCTCACCGTGCTGCAGTGAGACCAGTCTGCGACACATCTTCACAGACCCACTAACATTACAAAGCACAAATGAATCTGTGATCATTCTTTGGGTTTGggtctcacacacgcacacacagctgtgtcaaATGAAGACAATAAGTATGGGTACAAGTTTGAAAACGACacaatgattaaaaatgtctgtttctgtatcAGACAGTGTTCTTTGATTTTTGTGTGatgcttgtgttttatttcgGAAAGTGCAGCTCATCATGTTGATTTGACACTGTGTGATATTCGCTTTAAGGGCGTGAAAATAAATGCGAAACCAAGCTGcgcctgttttcatttgtgtggaACGTTGTGCCAAATGTGAGAAGTGAAACTTCAACAGTGACTGCCTTTTAAGATGTTTTATCTCTGATAATCGGATGATGTGGGCTCTCCCTCCGAACAGGAAATGAGCCCTGATTCCTCATACAAACAGTTTCAGCAGTTCATCTTCGGTCCGGAGCTTCAGCTGTGTTGAAAAGTGGTAGAAACATGAGCGCGCCAACGGGGACATCACGGGAGCGCATCAAGGACGCATAACAGCGATGTGATGTCTAAAGGATGTATAACAGCACTTCAGCACgatggaacaaaaaaataacataacaataTCAAAGTGCCggaaaacataaacacaaaatcattttaattatgttGCTCATTTGTAGGCTGGGACGATATGATCAGTGTGAACCTGTTTCCGTACCAGGACGCACAGTTTCAGcctctgtggattttttttttttttttaaagcacataTGAAACAAACCTGCGTGGAGCACTTTACATGTGATTCGATATTTAACTTCAGGTCCAGCTAAACTTGAGCAGAGACTCTTTCCTCAGCTTCATGTTCTGCGCGCTGTGAGCAGGTCAGAGCGGCGCCGCGTCGTCCACAGATTCCGAGTCTGCTCGTGTGTTTCATAACGTCCTCTCCCTCTGGTTTATTGTAGGATCGCACCGGTGAGTGTCGCCTTTCTATATCTCTTGTAGGCTTACATTTCAAACTGCCTTAAACATGCTGGCAAATATGTTTCACTCGTTCATGTTTCTCTGTCATTTGCTTCCTGTGCAGCAGCGTGGCCGATTCATTTCCTCTTAGGAAAGGCTACGGAAGCGCGATTGCGTTTATCTTTCAATAATGAAGAATCTACACCTCAATGAAATTATAAGCTGTCTGTTTGACATGGTCACATGCGTTATGTtaatcataatgataatgatccccattaaataaacaactaaatacATGATCTTTATAAGCGTGAATAAAGATTATGCTGCTGTGTAACTGGGGAGTATGAATCCCTCTGGTGTAACCGCTGCTATAGTCGTGCGCAATGGCCGAGTCACATGATCCATGTGGTGCAGCGAGAGGATATTGCCAATGCGCAACATAAGCGACAGTTAAAGGACCGTGCTGATTATTTTATCCAACTGCTCATCAAGCTGAGGGGGAGCGGGGACGGACCCCCTCTCCACCTGCGGTAGCGCGCACACTCTCAAAAAATGGTAGAAAGAAAAACGTGGATATGCAAAtaccaaatgtgtttttcccttcaatttaaagctgcagagtTGGAGATGTCCTGTGAGATGAGTCAGACTGAGGAGGATGAGGCACAGTTCAGAAACGACAATGAGGTATTCAACCATCGgactgaaggagaggaggaaaacgcAGAGGGAAACTCGAATGACAAGTCTGAGGAGTTGACGGGAACCAAGCCAAGGAACACCTGTAAAAAACATCTGGGTGAAGAGACgaagacagagaaggaggaacaAAGAGGTAAAAAGAAGAACACGTGTCCTCCTGTCTTTAATTTACACTGAgagaatcagtgtgtgtctatGGCAGCGTACAAAACTGACCACTTTTATTGACTCCATGTGAtttgtttaatacatttaaatacattagGCAAAAGTGCATTGATGACCTACGTACAGTATACAAACAATACTAAAGTATCTTTTTCCAGGTTACGTTACATGGATGTATATGATgacatgtttgactttttcatctttttcttcccctccaaAGCCACAGAGTGCCAGAAGCCCGATGAGACACCTTCAGACGATCTGACTGGGTTTAAAGAAGAACAGGGTGAAGATACTGGTCCTgaagaactgaaacacaaaagaagaactgatgatgaagaaacaacacagaTGGGACATGGTGCAGAGGATGAGGGACAGATGAGAGAAGATAGGAAGGAAGAGAGACTtcaggctggaggagaggagggtgatgaAGAACATGAAGAGACTGACACATCAATTAATAATCATACAACAGTGAGTGAAGTGAAAAGATGTGAGGATGAAGACGGACAGGAAAAGGAAGACAgcaacacacaagaaaacagcaAGTCTGAGGAGTTAAATGAAACTAGAGTAGAAGATGCTTCTGTTAGTGTTGGAGAACAGCTGAGAGACTCCAGTGAACAACATCTGGATAAAGAGACAAAGTCAGAGAAGGAGGAACAAAGAGGTAAAATGAAGAACGTGCATCCTTCTTTCTGCAATAAgagaatcagtgtgtgtctttggcaGCTttagtttctgggctgtcttcatcaaagttgtcggcgtgtagtatgttgacAAAAGACTTCTGTGGAGGccaggctgggtggaatgatagagcaatcttgaagggggaaaaataaaggaaaaagggaaaaaaaaacaaccaaagacagaaacaaaggagaaaaagaacacaAGAAACAAGCCCACTCCCATCGGGGTTGGAGGCTGAAATGTagattgtcttttttcccctttctttttttctaactctgtgtgtgatttatttcataGGCTGTAATTAGAAACATCATGGAAAAATACACTGATAAGCCAAATTAAGTTTACAAAACGTACTACAGTATTAATGGTGTAatgacactgtgtttttttaagtgactCCACCACAGAGACGTCATCATGGCCTGATCAATCAGGGAGCCACATGTTACCTCAACAGTGTCCTGCAGGTTCTCTTCATGACCACTGAGATCCACCACAGGTTggaatcagctgtttttatctgtacaAGTTCAAGGAGATCaatacaaatgttaaatgttaacaaGAAACACTGTGTAATAAGATGattcatttgaatgtataaGGGTGTTTCAAATGTACAAAACTCTGTTGCTGAGCAGATCAAAGCAGTAAACAGTCAGTGTTCACTGAGAAGCTGCTGTCTTCCTAAAGGTTGGATCCACAAACAGATCGAGAGCTGAGACAAATCTTTACTgacctgaagacaaaaacatgtagaacaggaaacatcacaagGAGTCTGAAGATTGAAAATGGTAAGTTGGACAGTCATAAGGtgctgagaagaaaatgaatatatcagattcagtttaatgtttccTTCTGCAGTTTATGAACAACGTGATGCAGCTGAATGTCTTCAGGAGATTTTACATCATATCAGTCCAGAGGCCTCTGAGGTGAGCACTTATTAAATCTACTATGTTATTTACAGGAGAACAAATCACAATGCTGTGTTggaaattaagtgtttttttcttcaaggttTTCCGAGGACAGATGAGAGACACAACGAAGTGCTTCAAAGATCACATCATCAATGAAGAGACAAATCCATTCtggactctccctctgtcactgaaAGATACCAGTGATACAACCTACAGTGTGGTGAGCAGACAGAGTTCACAGTTGTAGTTTAGTGTTTATATGTGATGTGAGCATGCTGAGCTAATATGTCATTTATTACAACATGTGTGTTCCCACAGGAGAGCAGCTTTAAGAGGACTTTCCAAACAAAAACTTACTCTAGTGGCAACATGGCCTATTGCAatgactgtaaactgaaaacAGGAGGAACAAGTGTGagttttgacctgaaaatgaaaacacaaacaatatccAGGTCAATTTTAATACTGgaatataattaaaatattcGGTGTTAAAGGATAtagtgtgtgatgatgtttctTGTGTTATTCAGAGATGTGAGATGGTGGAAGCTCCTCAGATCTTGATTCTTCTCCTCAAGAGATTTGACTTTGACTACAACACCAGGTCACATTTCAAATCAGACCGCTGTGTGGAAGTGCCATGTGAATTACAGCTGGAGgcaaggaaaaacatttttatctgtaattttcatttgaatggTCTTAGTGCTTTTAAGATGATTTCATGTTCCTGATTGTTTTCTTCATTGTAGACCAAGACATACAAACTGTATGGGATGGTGAATCACATGGGCAGTATAAGAGGTGGACATTACACAGCCACCGTCCTGTCTGAGGACAACACCTGGTATGAGTGTGATGATTCTCATGTCAGCGAGGTGAGAAAGATTTAACTTAATCTGTTCCATTAAGAtgttacacatttaaaacacaccaacagaaagatcaacattaaaaagacatttgctgaCATTGGTTTACTTTTGTTGAACTGTGCAGGTTAAACACCAGCTGTTTGCAAAAGGCAGGACTTTCAGGTATGATTAAAAATATTTGGGGGGGATTTTACCAATAATAGTTTGGGATTTCTTTATCTGTAAGTGATCACCACATGTTGTCACCAAATAATTTTTCAATGCAAATAATAACTTCAAATTATTGTTCATCAGATCCAGCACTGTCTATCTCCTCACTTACAGAGGTAGGACTATAAACTACATAAAGGATTAATTCAGGTGTCATATTAACACTTTGCTAAATGggatttttctcttcatttcaaaGCGACAGAGATGGAGATGTCCTGTGAGAATGAAGAGGATACCACACAAGAAAACTTGAAGGACAAGTCTGGAGAATTGAAGGAAACCAAGTCAAAGAACGCCTGCACACAATGTCTGGGTGAAGAGTCGATGTTTCAGAGGATTATGAAGTGGTTAATTTCGCTCTGGCAAAAGATCTTAAATTTCTTCCCACATCCCTTCAAACGTGCAGAGTGTCAGAAGCCTGTTGAGAACACTTCAGAAGATCTGACAGATGAGGTGgaataatatgtatatatatatatatgtgtgtgtgtgtgtgtgtgtgtgtgtatttatgtatgtatgtatgtgtgtgtgtgttgtttgctcCAGTCTGGTTCTGACTTGATGTGGATGAATTGGTCGTGTAACTGGG of Acanthopagrus latus isolate v.2019 chromosome 10, fAcaLat1.1, whole genome shotgun sequence contains these proteins:
- the LOC119027694 gene encoding E3 ubiquitin-protein ligase ARIH2-like — translated: MASSSEKCYDPQDRTLTFVDGEDELDFLCMDYKSRRAKMSCGHAVTPMSLTDHCRRLLDDEKQHRFVCGKCDVEWSFEEVRKMALLTPEEVKEFEDKRFRNAAKQHLGIRECPGCKSRVMRTDLSDLSVRCTVCTAKRKSLYKFCWQCLREWKGPVLRTDHCDNDGCQSSLETLKTCVNVVFEKVKGVTGCPSIRACPTCGMLVRHDGTRCKNVVCPRCKVSFCFVCLKTTTECQKIQPYSYFDVCPSGVAPRQTSIPVWQSR
- the LOC119027688 gene encoding nuclear polyadenylated RNA-binding protein 3-like, translating into MSCEMSQTEEDEAQFRNDNEVFNHRTEGEEENAEGNSNDKSEELTGTKPRNTCKKHLGEETKTEKEEQRATECQKPDETPSDDLTGFKEEQGEDTGPEELKHKRRTDDEETTQMGHGAEDEGQMREDRKEERLQAGGEEGDEEHEETDTSINNHTTVSEVKRCEDEDGQEKEDSNTQENSKSEELNETRVEDASVSVGEQLRDSSEQHLDKETKSEKEEQRVTPPQRRHHGLINQGATCYLNSVLQVLFMTTEIHHRLDPQTDRELRQIFTDLKTKTCRTGNITRSLKIENGKLDSHKVLRRK